The genomic region GCGAGAGTGGGTCTCCCTGTCTAATGCCTCGACTGGGTGTAAAAACGTCACCCGGTGTTCCATTTACTAACATCGAGAACGAGACAGTTTTTATACATTCCATGATCCATGAAATCCAAATATCATTGAAACCCATTTGTCTAAAAGTTTCCTCAATAAAGTTCCATTCTAGTCGGTCAtatgctttctccatatcaagtttaATAGCAATCCAACCACCTTTACCTTTTTTACGCTTAAAAGAGTTGAAAATTTCGTGGGCAAGAAGGATATTATCTTGAATAAACCGATTAGGCGTAAAAGCACCTTGAAAAGGGTGGATAATCTTATGCAAGACACTACGAAGACGAGTGGCCATAATCTTCGAAATAATTTTATAGATTGTGGAGCAAAGACTAATAGGGCGGAAATGGTTTGCTGTTTGAGGATTATCAATTTTAGGAATTAATGCTATGAAagtatgatttatttcttttaataattTACCCGAATGGAAAAAAGCTAGGACTGCTTTAGTTACAGAATTTCCTACAATATCAGCCTTGTTAATTTGTGAAACCTGTGACTTCTTATGACATGAGAAATGTAGTAGCATGAAAGAATATAATatattaaaggctattagctcaaatggtagagcattgtgcaaaTTTTGCataaaggtatgggttcgaatcccatatagcctagtTAATTCATTAATGAAGTGATTGACTCGTCATACGGTAACGACATGTATGAGCAAATGTCAAAGCACTGAAGCGCTTAATGGTTTAGCGGGGTGCATGCGTGCAATAACTTTGCATATCATATACTAGTCAAAATAGGCTGCAGGTTTGAGTGCTTTCTAACCTCAAAATGAAGACTTACATTAGGCGTAACTAGACATGATATAAAAGCCCAATAGTGCTTTATTGTAACACTAATTTGTCCTTAGTAACACAAGTTAGTCTTTAATGTAACACTAGTTTATCCTTAAAGTAACACAAGTTAGTCTTTATTGTCACACTAGTTTGCCAATCGAGTAACACAAGTTAATCTTTACTACGAAGTATAACATAAGTATGTCATTAGAATAACACAAGTTAGTCTTTAATGTAACACTAGTATTAAATAGCcaacatgggagtcgaacccacatcttgtgcattgcacaatgctctaccatttgagctacATGGCTTTcaaaattgattaaaactaaacATTCATGATTCACACCAATATACGAGCTACATGGCATCACAGAGCATAACTTGACAactgtattttttttttagtaaaaCCAAGTTTTCCAAACAATAAAACCAAATGTAGTTCTTACAAACAACATTGCAATATCAGTGTATGGATACAATGGAgcacctttttttttctctttggaCAACCACACAAGAATGAAGTGTTGGCAGGGAGGATCAATGCTATAACACATAATTTCTATATACAATTGAAGTCTTGTGTACATAGTATTCAAGATCAGTGAAAATTAATCATAATACTAGAAGGGGACAGAGATAAATATGTTACTATAATAACTAGTAAGTGTTACAATAACTGTAAAAATATGTTACAACAAAATCATAACATGTTTACAAAAACAATAAATATGTGAGTGTTACAATAACAACTAATAAGTGTTACAATAACAACTTACATGTGTTACAATAAAAATAATTGGGGATTCAAGGGAACAAAGAAGAGTCGATGATACTACTCCAATGATTTTCTATGTTATTCAATAGATTATCAGTAGAAATCTACGATTTCTTTTCAATCCAATATTCTGTACAACTATGATCAACTGAGTACAATCGACCGAGCACGAAAACATCCAAATATCGACCAGACAAAAACAGATGCAGAAATAAACATTCAAATTCAACTAAAACCCATACAAATCCAGTAAAGGTAAAAAATAGCAACCTATACAAATTAAAGCTCTAATAAAATTAAGGGCGACAAAATCAAGTGATATAAATCCAATAATTTGCTATGCTATTCCATAGAATCAGATAAGAATAGAAACTGACGATTAAAACTAACCTTTACACATTCATTTCTTTCTTATCAGGCACCGACTCTTTATCACCAAATTCGAGAGTGTCAATCATCCGAAGCGTAATACTGCGACCGTAGGTTCAAATTTGTTGCTGACATTAACATGAGTTGTCGATTAGATTCAGGAGAACTAATGTAATCGAAGTTCGTCACCTTCATTGAGACAATTTTGAGATTTTTCTTGGGTTTTTCTTTGATTTGGGGATAGATTGAGAGACAGAGATGCGTGCGAgaggagagagagaaaaaaaattaaaaaatgaagGAAAAAAGGACGTTTAGGGTGTTGGGTAAAAGTTAGTGAAACGACGTGGCGCAATCTGGTGCGTCTATCTTATTAGATCCTACGGTCTATAATTGTAGGACGGACTCATTTAAAACCCCGGACTCACCGAATGTTcgctatgtatatatatatatatatatagaggcgggatccggtgagtccacctatatttttgagtcccgtgaggcCAAAATTGTATCAGAGGATATACACCACAATATCACGCCTGTTATTCACAAACAAAAACGTTCCAACGGTTCATTTCGCGGTTTATTTTTCACTTTTCACTTTTcactctctctctaaaaaattcaaaataagtaaaaatccccaaatctctctaaaaatcttaCTGAAAAGCGGAAGAACATCCAAAATTGAAGACGATTCCAACTGAATATCAATAGATTTCTGCAATTTTTAGTATAATTCTTACAAACATAGTGAGGTACAATCGTTActcattttcttcaatttctGCGGTTTTAATTCATCTTATGTGGTATTGAATTGTGTATACATGTTGATATTGTCCAAAATTATAGTATGTACATTGAATTACACGAATTTAATTGCGTATACAACACTTGAATGTAGAGTACTATGATGTAGTTGACGATTTTAAACGATTAATTATCAATGTAGTTGTTTACTAGATGTTTTACTTGTTTTTAATCGGGAAAATTAGGGTAAAATGTTGTTTGATCGCGATTTTAGGGTTTGACATTGTTTAATTATGAAAATTAGGGATTCATAATGCTTAAGACTTACAAATTACAGACTCATAATATAGAATAGAAGTTGTTTGATGATACAGTGATGCGGTTGATGTAATATACTTGCACTTGCACTTGCACATCATAATTTCTGCAATTTTTAGTATAATTCTGACAAACATAGTTGAGGTACAATCGTTACTCATTTTCTTCAATTTTTAGATTTTTAGATTTGTCATACTGGATTATCATAAATTTTTGTTAACTATTGATTATGTAAATGTGTGTTGATACTTTTACAAAATAGTTGTGATATTGATTGTTAATAATTCTAAATATTGTGCTATGTTTAAATGCAGAAACTCATCTTCAGCCAAAATGGACTTGGTTGTTTCACAAAAGTATAATAAAAACACTGCAAAAAAGAGGCCTCTAGCAACAAACGATGGAGTTGAACAAAGATCAACGAAGAAGTCAAAGGAAGGGAACCAGGAAATAGAACCGGTGATACAAAATGAACTTGTACAGCAACCTGAGGTCAAACAGAAGAAGGCACAAGCATTGCAGACGAAGTGTAGGCCAAAACAATTGGTTGAGCTGATTAACAACCTAAATGTAGAACAAAAACAGGCTGTGAGGGAGATAGGGTTTGGTGGTTTGTTAGAGCTGAAGTTAACACAAATACCACATGGAATTATGAACTTACTTTTAAAGGCGTTTGACTGTACGTGCAACATGTTTAAAACCAAGAAGTGGGATTTTATATTGACAAAACATGACGTCCACGACATCTTTCAACTTCCTAGAGATGGTGAACCTGTAGAGCTCGTAATCCCAGGAACTAAAACTACTGTGGAGAACAACAAGTTGAAAAATGCATGGAGGATAAAGTTTGGGTTGGAGAGTACTTCTGCTCCAATTATGGTGAAACAAGTGCACGACTGGTTGATGGCTTGTAATAATGCTGATGATGACTTTAAGAGGTTGTTCGTAATGTACAGCATGTCTGTTTTCCTTGCACCATCTTCTAATAAAACTCTTGATCTGAAACTGGCTAAGGCAGTTGTGAATGTCAGTAGCATTAGAAAGTATGATTGGTGTGCTTATGTTTTTGAAGAGATGGTTGAAAGTATTAGAGTGTGCAAAGAACGTTCAAGGTCTACTATAACTGGGTGTATAGTAGTTCTTATGATAGCATATTTCCATAGAtttaattttaatggagatattTTGCCGCACACTCTACCACTTATCAAACATTGGGATGATGCGTCCTTTGTCGAAGAGGGTTGATGATGAGAAGAGTACAAAATCGTTGGGAAATGCACCAAGATATCAAGATTGAGTACCCAATCGCCAACAACAACAAGGTATAAAACAATCCTCTTTGATTTATTTTCAATGTAAATTACTttgaaaaatggtttgaaaaactAACATATGTATTTTCCAGAAGAACCAGAGTTGAGACTAACGCAGAGCTCCGATCATGAACCTGATGCTGGAACGGAAACAAAACAGGGGTACATGATGGTTAAATTACCTGCCGGTGTTGAGACTGACAATCAGATTAGAGCAAGAGCAATGGATGTAAGGATTAATGCCTTCCTGGTTTCTTGGAATTTTTAATATTATGTTACTGCAAAACTGTGATATTATCTTGCTTATAGTATGATATTGTTCTTCAACTGTTGTGATATTCCTTGGCAAAAGAACAAACCTGGATAAGGTTTTTTAAAAccacttacttttatattgtttTCTATAAGAGTGTGATATTGTTGTTTACTAAGGCTGATATTGTTGTTTACTTAGAGTGATATTGTTGTTTACTTGGAGTGATATTGTTGTTTACTTGGAGTGATatcatttattttgttttaacaacagtgtgatattgttgtttagttagtgtgatattgttgttCAACTGTTGTGATATTCCTTGGCAAAAGAACAAACCTGGATAAGGTTTTTTAAAAccacttacttttatattgttttctataaaagtgtgatattgttgtttACTAAGGCTGATATTGTTGTTTACTTAGAGTGATATTGTTGTTTTCTTGGAGTGATATTGTTGTTTACTTGGagtgatatcattcattttgttttaacaacagtgtgatattgttgtttagttagtgtgatattgttgtttACTTGGAGTGATATCATTTACCAATAGCAAACTGCCTAATTTTAAAATGGCTTctgatattttattttattttaacaatagtgtgatattgttgtttacttagtgtgatattgttgtttACTTGGAGTGATATATTTtttgagtccacctatattttgtAAATGGCTTCTGATATTTTGTTGACTATGTCATTTGGCAGAGTGCTCATGAAATTTATCTCCGCATGAAGAGGGACAATGAGTTGTTCTATTCAAGATATGTAAATAACATGAGAGAGCTCATCAATATGAAACCGAGGAATCCAATGCATGAACCAAGTACATCTAGACAACCTGGTGCGAGGAAAGACGGTGATAATGAAGCCGTTGCTGAAGAAGATGCTGCTGAAGAAGATGTTCCTGAAGAAGATGCTGCTGGAGAAGACGCTTGTAATAATGATAAATTTACAACAACAAATCAAGCTGCAATTCCTCCCATATCCCCAACACAGCCTTTCCTTAAAGATCAAAGCTTTCACAAGTTCATGGACTATGCCATAGCCAGGTCATATGAAAAGCAGAAGGCAAAACAAGGGCTGCCGACGTTTGATGTATGGACTGAGCTGTTGAAGATGCAGTACAAAGAGTTGAACAGGGTATATGGCGGATGTACGGATAAAGAACTACTCAGTGATGATGATTTGGAGTGCAATAATAACCAACAAGAGGAGGAAGATAATGATGTTACAAAATTGAACAGTGATGATGAAGGAGTCCAACATGATGAGCTGGGTAATTATATGGATTCAAATTTGGATGAATTAATTTCAAAAGTTGGTTTAGGAGTAACAGGGGCTGTTGGTGAGGGGATAATTAGTAATGCTGATACAACAAACAAGAaaggcattgatgaagaggccgATAAAACTAATGAGAATAACAATGTGGCAACAAAAGAGGGTGTTTCAAATGTTGGTTTGGGAGAAATGGGCGCTGCTGaggatgaaattgaagtgcagTTGTATAGTGACAAAGCTCATATGGAGGGAAGTGGAACAGAGGCGGAAAAAGCGTTGAGGATGAAAGAGAAGTGGAGTTGAATAGTGAAAAAGCTCATCCAGAGGGCAGTGGAACAGAGACACAGAAAAGGAATGAGGATAACAGTGTCGTGACTCAATTGAAGGAGGTTGTAACAAATGTTCAATTGCCAGAAAGAAGAATGATAAGCATCAATGAGTATTTTCGCATACGAGCAAAGAAGTACCTTCATCAAGCAAATATGATACCTCATAATTTAATTTGTACTTTTGATTGTGGTTTCTTGGGAAAAGGATGCTCACTTGTTTTGAATTCATGTTTAAAGACAGACCATTTATTTGAGAATGTGTTGAAGCATCGAAAGGAGGTCATGGATTATTGCTTTCTTAACgatcataaaattaacaagtcgTAAGTCCCTCTTCATCAATTTTTTTAATATTTCAGACATGACTTAATCGATCCATACTAGTGTGATCTTGTTGTCTATACTACATGATATTCTTGGAACTGAGTGTTTGATATTGTTCCTTTAAATTTTTAAAATATTTTAGTTGTGATATTCTTTTACAAACAGTGTGATATTATTACATTATAATAGTGATATTATATATGGCAATCTAATATGTTAATTTTTTGGCAAAATTTTACAGAGAAGTGGTCTGTGACTTTGGAACTTTCCATTGTATACAAAAGAGCGATATTGAGTCTTTCTTTGCCTGAAACTATGATAGAAGCAAGTGGTCATTGAGTCTTTGGGCAATATTGCTCAATAAGTTTCAAAAGGCGCAAAAGGACAACAACATGCCGACAAGGATTTTTTACAACCTTGCCCAATCAGTATGGAAAAAAACTGTttgtttatcattattaaaataaGGTACTTTAAAAATGTCTCAGTGAGACTAATTAAAATGTCCTTTTGAACAACAGGGTGATCTAGAAAAACTCTTGAAAGCAAATGAAGATGATGTTGATGAAGTGTCAAGAATTAAGGCAGATGTGTATGTCTCATGGGATACGTGGTCAACTGTTTATGACGAACCTTTGAATTTAACTTCAGATATGGTAAGACATTTAATTTAAACTACTTTTAATTTGTGACCCTGTTTTGTATATTATGTGATATTGTTAGTAGTTAGTGCTGATATTGTTGAAGTTAAATTACATATTTTAGATGTgatattatttaaaatattttatGATATTGTTACTTGtaaattgtgatattgtttctgatATTGTTTCTGAAAAACATAGGTATTCTTACCTTTGCTTTATGAAGAGCACTATGTTTGTGTTTGTATTGATTTCAAGAGGGAGATCATGTTCTACTTGGACAACAGAAAATATGATAATTTCGAAGACGAAGAGCATGTACACCTGGCTCATATTGCTGTAAGTactatatttaaaataaaaactaatGATATAATGATTTTGTTACATCAATTCGAGATTGAATAGTTGTTTACTATGAACATGTACAGGGTAGTATCTATGGTGAATACATCAACAGTAAAGGTTATGAAAGAGGGCTAAAAGTAAAGGACTACGATTTGGTAAATGTGACCTTTGCTTGGCAAACGAAGGAATTGACCCTGGACTGTGGTGTATTCATGATGTTTCACATGATGTTTTTCGTTGGTGAGTGTTTTAGTTGTGAACTGGACAATGAGAAGAAGAGGGAGTTATATAGGGCGAGATTGCGGCTACACTCGTCTTGAGTGATATAAATAAAAAAGGAGTGAGGTCCTGAGGAAGGTGGAAAACCTTAATGCCATCAAACGTACACTCTTTCCTAAATTGTTGAAAGAAAGGCAAAAAGGAAACAAAAAAAGGAAGACAAAGAAAAGGTTCTAAAAATAATGTTCAGACgccaaagaataaaaaaaaaaaaaaaaggttacatTTGTTAACACTATCTTGTACATtactaatttttttatttttaatagtcAGTATGCAATGAATAACATAGACTATATTTATGTAGATATGGTAGAAGATGATTCGCCGGTGTCGTAAGGGCGCAGAAGGAAAGGGAAATCAGATGGACTAGGAAGCACGTACAATTGTGGATTGGCAGATCCTAAATTGGAGGTCGTCTCAAAGTTTATGAGGGCTAACAAATCACAATTTGCAAAGATGTTGACAAAGAGGAAATAAGTGATTGATTATTGCTTATTGGATGACCACAGTTTCCCCTTAGAGTATGTTTTTTAATCTTTAAGACATTTTCATTTGTGCTATGATAGTATATTTAGAGTAGGGTGTTATTTGAATGtgatacatttttttttaaacaaacaGTTAGGTTTTTGCCAGCTTAAGTGCTACTATGTTTTTGTGATACTTTTTCTTAGAGCATGTGATACTATATTTTGTATGGAGTGATATTGTCTGTAATATTCTCCATTTTTaatatgaaccatttgtcttaaTGATTGGTACAAATGAGGTTGTTGCGGCCGGTGACAATCAAAACCTTGTCAGAGAGGATATTTTGTCATTGCTTCCAAATGTGCATGTCAATAGCAAAGTGATTGATTGTTGGGCGTTAATTCTGAATCACATTGAGCACACAGAAAAATGTGATACAAGTTTAATGTTTTTTGGAATTCAACACATGGTAAGCTTGTGTTTTAGTTTGATTTATTTATATTCACACTTTCAATAAAATGTATTGACTCTTAAAACAAATACGGCTTTTTAACATTTACACACACAACAGGACGCAATAGTGGAAGGAACTGAATACAAAGAAAGGAATAAAGACAAGATTTATGCAGCATGGGATGAATTTATTACAAGAAACACGGTTCCATGTAACTGGCAAAGCAGATCTCATTTTTATTCCTATGTTATGGAAAGAACACTATTTTTGTGTCTGTATAAATTTCAAAACAGAGACCATTGAAGTACTGGACAATACAGAGTACGATGACTGGGAGGAAGCTGAGACACACAAAATTGCAGATTTGGTGGTATGTTTTGTTGAGAGGTCTGAAATTAACATTGGAAAAAATAACTTTGTTTGTGCAAGTATCAGTAATGGTTTTGTTTAACATTGTAGGCTAATGACATGAGTGACTACCTAGAAGCAAAAAAGGTGGAAAGAGCTGAAGAGATAATAGGGTTTGATGTTGCCAACATCACCTTTGATTGGCAGAAGAAGGAGATAAACAATACGAACTGGGAACTTCTTAATGTTGCACATGATTCGGTATGAGGGCCAACTGTTTGAAGCCGACTTGAACGCGAAAGTGTATAGGCGCTACTCTTTGGCGAAATGGCAAAGCAAAGATTGCTTTTAGCCGATATAAATCGAAGAGGACAGAATTGATGGAAAAGGTTAAAGAGTTTGTAGAAGGCAAGGAGGAACTCTTGAAGACATTAAAACAAACGAGGAAAAACGCTGATGTTTCAAAAGAGAAGTATGGTAATGAAAGGATAAGGAGAAAGTCACTTTGAGAAGGAAACAACTGTCGAGGAGGTAATAACAAACGAAAAAGTTACTGCAAAAGGAAAGGTCGATGGTAGTGGGAGACAGAACATTGACACAGAAATGCCCATTCTTCGGAAAAGGTACAAAAATCGATAACCTGACTTTTACATTACTTGGCTTTTATTTGGTTGTATGTGGAAAATTGTTaaagaaagaaaatggtgatgaaCACAAAAAACTTATATAAATTATAACATATTTGGTTTATAGGGTCAATGATTGccaaaaagatggtgaagatGACGGAGAACCGCTTATAAAGACATACAAAAGATTCAAGACTGTTGCAAATCCTAAGAATCGAGGCAGGGGAAGAGGTGTTGGTAGAGGAGGCAACTGAGACTGATTCAATATGTATTAGAATTagagttttggcacaaagatgtaattaaaaaaaatggatGTAAAGCTGGTAGGACAATGAAACTAATGGTAGATTCATTGTGAATATTAATTCAAGCTGTTAAAGCTGGTAGGACAATTGAACAGCGTGAGAATATTGATGCTAAAGTTTGCAAAAGTAGTAATGACACTTCTCTTTTGAATCTGATATAAGTATTGGCAATGTGTGATATTATCTCAAGTGTGATGTGATATTTTTCTTCAgttggtgtgatattgtttctcaacaTACTATACAAATTAATAGGGATTTAAGTATCCTTTTTTCGGTGATATTTTTTGGTTTGGATTCTGATATTGTTGTGTAAGTAAGGCGATATTGTGTAACAGAATTTTTAAAATTCAAGAGAGAAAATAAATCCCAATATCACAAAAATGTGTGATATTGTCTCAAGTGTGATGTGATATTTTTCTTCAgttggtgtgatattgtttcccAACATACTATACAAATTAATAAGGATTTAAGTATTCTTTTTTTCGGTGATATTTTTTGGTTTGGAGTCTGATATTGTTGTGTAAGTAAGGTGATATTGTGTAACAGAATTTTTAAAATTCTAGAGAGAAATTGAATCCCAATATCACAGAAATGTGTGATATTGTCTCAAGTGTGATGTGATATTTTTCTTCAgttggtgtgatattgtttctcaacaTACTATACAAATTAATAGGGATTTAAGTATCCTTTTTTCGTTGATATTTTTGGTTTAGAGTCCGATATTGTCGTGTGAGTAAGGtgatattgtgagacaattttaAAAATTCGAGAGAGAAATTAAATCCCAATATAACAAAAATGTGTCATATTTTTTGTTATGAGATTTGATATTGTTATAGAGACAGGTTGATATTAATTAGCTGATACTTATTTTTTTAAATTGCTGCGCTATTGGTGGTCAAACACAATCAATTGGATTTTCTTTCATAAAAGTACTGTATCTCTGAtattatttataagaaatagtgaTATTGTTGTTTAGTAACCGTGATATTGTTTACAATCAATTGCTTGTGTATCTCGATAATGTTCCTACTTTGATAATGTATTGGGTAACAAGAAAAAATTGTCTACACGAGTAATATAGACTTGCAAAGACGTACTCAAGCTCTCAATCAACATCCGCAAGTGAAGAACTCTGCAAAAAGCAAAACAAAGAACACAAAAAATAGTTCAAGAAAGTATGTTGTACATGTAAGTAATCGTGATATTGTATACAATGATGAATGATATTATTTAGACGTACAGGTGATATTCTTTCACAACAAGACAAAATTGGATGAtaataaatcgtttatatttgtGAAACTATTTCATATACAGCATGATATTATTTAGAGTtgtatgtgatattgtttatcaaAAAACACACAAATTAAAAATCAATCATAATGAAATAATGAATTTAGTTAGCAAAATCACTTACATCAGATTCATTATCATCACCCGAGTGCTCAGATGTCTCAGCAGCTGGATTAGGGCAGTTGCGTTTATCATgatgtgccatttgtttacaatTATTGCAAAACCTTTTCGGCTTTTGTGCCTTTTCAATGGACATTTGTTTCTTAGAGGTCAACCTCTTGCCACTACCCTTGTTTTTGCATTTAACTGGTGGTAATATCTGAACCTCATCTAAACACTTAACCCCAAGAAGCATCTCTAACTCTTGTTGTTTGGTCATTGTTTGGTAGGGCTTGAATTTCTGTCTAAATGCCTTGATAAATCAGTCGGGTCGATTACGTGATTTTCAGGCAGAGATTTTATCGAGACAGTGTTGAgtagaactcgaccaaacatttGAAATCTGCAGCTTACTCACATCTGAGGAATCAAAATCATCGATCAACTGCCCGTGCACATCATAAAGAGGCATCTTCTTGGTGTTCTTTGTCCACCTACTCAAAAGGTACTGTTCAGGTATCTTCCTAACCCCTTTACCTGATAAAATCCAAATAATGTGTTTGCAGATGTATCCCTTCCTCTCAAACATCttacatgaacattttgcatcaAAAGTTGTGGGATTAAATGCTACAGTGTACGTAGTACGCAATATTGCATCTTCAACATCAAGAAACCTTGTAGTGGAATCCCTTGAAGAATCTCCAGCGCTACATGAATTCAAAGAAGAGACACACTGCTTTTGGAATTCATAAAAGAGTGCGTGTGTGTACACAGTGGATGCATGAATCTCAAGATGAAGCATGGTTTTGGTTACAGGTAGACAGAGATCACTGTCTCTATCAAGGGACTTTTGAGTGTATCTTTGCTGATCCATAGCACTTTGGAAGCGCAACCAAAATTCCACAAGTGTGCCGCGAGGATTCTCGAACCGCTTGAAGAAGCTGTTCATGCTCTCAGAACGTTGGGTTGTTCTGAGAAGACAACCAAGAGGAATGTCACGATAATAAGCCGGAATCCAACGTTGCCTCTTGTTAAACATATATGTTAACCATCCATTATCTTCCAGATGAAACTCCTCGATCAATGCAGACCACTTCTCTTCAAAATCAAAAGGCTCAAGGTCAGAATCCCAGACAATAGAATTCATACGGCTTACAAAATCTGTCTCTTTGGTCACTGTCGTGCCTACCTTTTCGGGTAATTTCTGcatgatgtgccacatgcaataaCGGTGGGCAGCAGTCTTAAAAACAGCAGTAATCGCAATTTTCATTTTTGGGCATTGGTCAGTAAATAAACAATTGGGTTCCTTTCCACCCATACATTCTAAGAATTTCTGAAAAACCCAAATGAAATTCTGGTCGTTCTCCCTACCCAAAAGTGAAGCAGCAAAGGTGACCGACTTCTTGTGGTGATCAACACCAGTAAAAGGACAGAATTTCATGTCATACCTATTGGTTGAATAGGTTGGGTCAAATGTCATCACCTCACCATATAGTGAGTAGTTTCGACGTGCCTCTGCGTCAGCCCAAATAACACGAACCAAACACTTATTCGCATCAACCTCATATGCAAAATAAAACCTGGCCTAGTTTGAAAGCACTTCAAGCTGATCTATGAACATTTGAGCATCCCGCTGCCCGATAAAACATTTGACTTCCCTACCAAAATTTTTAAAGTCGGTCAAACAAGCTCCCACATTTTGATaaccatcaacatactccttataagacaCGAAAGTAGTCGTTGGGCGATATTCACCTTGCAATTGTCAATGATTGTTTGTTTCTGATGTAAATTAAGATGTCGGATTTGTTCAAATTCTTTATACTTTAGTGGACAAAGAAGGTGATTATGGGCAGCATGAAACTGATCAACAACAAAAAGTGGGactttaactttgtcaatttctTTGAGGACAAATCTGAATAAAATCTTGGCCTTACAACCAATCCTAGTAATCTTGGTCTTCTTAGGATCATATGGTTTGCTCCTTTTCTCCTCTTCACCATTAGATGGTAACACTTTCGGCTGAGTACCCCTAAACCCTTCTCTATTACAGACAATCAGTTTTGTCTTTATATCACCACTACCACGAAACCTTTTAGTTGAAGACTTTCTTGGTTCAAATCCGCAAGCATCCGCATAAGTGTCATAAAATTGGATACACTCATCTAAGGTAGCAAAACTTT from Silene latifolia isolate original U9 population chromosome 3, ASM4854445v1, whole genome shotgun sequence harbors:
- the LOC141648802 gene encoding protein FAR1-RELATED SEQUENCE 9-like; amino-acid sequence: MDWVCCGGRYKAGDGGGGDEDGVLAKVRDGARKYGLGRDFVPSPCFEETSSASIVPARTPQCVQVDDVHGGNHLSLIVTPGGSEEWIRNVAIQFTPRIGQSFATLDECIQFYDTYADACGFEPRKSSTKRFRGSGDIKTKLIVCNREGFRGTQPKVLPSNGEEEKRSKPYDPKKTKITRIGCKAKILFRFVLKEIDKVKVPLFVVDQFHAAHNHLLCPLKYKEFEQIRHLNLHQKQTIIDNCKARFYFAYEVDANKCLVRVIWADAEARRNYSLYGEVMTFDPTYSTNRYDMKFCPFTGVDHHKKSVTFAASLLGRENDQNFIWVFQKFLECMGGKEPNCLFTDQCPKMKIAITAVFKTAAHRYCMWHIMQKLPEKVGTTVTKETDFVSRMNSIVWDSDLEPFDFEEKWSALIEEFHLEDNGWLTYMFNKRQRWIPAYYRDIPLGCLLRTTQRSESMNSFFKRFENPRGTLVEFWLRFQSAMDQQRYTQKSLDRDSDLCLPVTKTMLHLEIHASTVYTHALFYEFQKQCVSSLNSCSAGDSSRDSTTRFLDVEDAILRTTYTVAFNPTTFDAKCSCKMFERKGYICKHIIWILSGKGVRKIPEQYLLSRWTKNTKKMPLYDVHGQLIDDFDSSDVSKLQISNVWSSSTQHCLDKISA